A stretch of Bacillota bacterium DNA encodes these proteins:
- a CDS encoding sugar ABC transporter permease: MLRYMSLRNREALTGVIFALPWLLGFCIFRVYAIITVIYYSLTDFKVFAPPEWIGLVNYQELFRSDPLFYRSLSNTFYYVAFSIPLGIIVAFLLAELLNQKVKGMALFRTIFYLPSIVPIVASSMLWLWILNPNFGLLNAFLSKLGLPAPNWFGSPVWSKPALILMSIWGIGGTMIIFLAGLQDIPQQLYEAAELDGAGVFQKFFRITIPMMTPTLFFSLVMGIIGGFQTFTQAFIMTQGGPAYSTLFYALYLYNNAFRYFKMGYASSQALVLLVIIMILTLTVVSTSKRWVYYAGRS, translated from the coding sequence ATGCTAAGATATATGAGCCTCCGGAATCGAGAAGCCCTCACAGGAGTCATTTTCGCGCTTCCTTGGCTTTTGGGATTTTGTATCTTCAGGGTTTATGCCATCATAACCGTAATCTATTACAGCTTAACTGACTTTAAGGTTTTCGCGCCTCCCGAATGGATAGGTCTAGTCAACTATCAGGAACTATTTAGGTCGGATCCTCTCTTTTATAGATCGCTTTCGAATACCTTCTACTATGTGGCCTTTTCCATACCTCTCGGGATAATAGTGGCATTTTTGCTCGCGGAGCTTTTAAATCAAAAGGTGAAAGGCATGGCCCTGTTCAGGACGATATTCTATCTGCCATCGATAGTTCCGATAGTAGCCTCTTCCATGCTTTGGCTCTGGATACTCAATCCCAATTTCGGACTTTTAAATGCGTTTCTCTCGAAATTGGGACTTCCTGCGCCTAACTGGTTCGGTTCCCCTGTATGGTCTAAGCCCGCCTTGATTTTGATGAGCATATGGGGAATCGGGGGGACGATGATCATATTTTTGGCAGGGCTTCAGGACATTCCGCAACAGTTATATGAAGCTGCCGAACTGGACGGTGCCGGCGTGTTTCAGAAATTCTTCCGGATAACGATTCCGATGATGACCCCGACCCTATTCTTCTCATTGGTTATGGGAATCATCGGCGGTTTTCAAACCTTCACTCAAGCTTTCATAATGACACAAGGCGGTCCGGCATATTCAACGCTTTTCTACGCTCTGTATCTATACAATAACGCTTTTAGATATTTTAAAATGGGATACGCCTCAAGTCAGGCTTTGGTGCTTCTCGTGATAATCATGATACTTACCCTCACAGTTGTGTCTACTTCAAAAAGATGGGTTTACTATGCCGGAAGGTCTTAG
- a CDS encoding Gfo/Idh/MocA family oxidoreductase — MGGKTKVKLGVIGGRRGAAFNTALKYFSEKVVLSSICDISEEVVARWKADFPWVKGYTSFETLLYEDDCNAVFIATPRRLHANQAIKAMRAGKHVLSEVPAALTLDECWELVETVERTGLTYMLAENYCYTRPNMMVLNMAQKGIFGEITYAEGAYIHDCRQLFFCENGQLTWRGQEKRDVNGNTYPTHSLGPIAQWLGINQNDRLVLTSTWMAKTASTPRYAERNFGKEHPGAKREFWSHGDSATTLIETQSEAVIVLRVDSTSARPHNMTHYVLQGTTASYVSPRYEKDDPLIWIEGRSPTAPDGTATGWECLWDYADEFEHPRWKRWGDVAREAGHGGGDFFALQDFVDAILQGTRPPIDVYDAVTWSSIIPLSIESVKKKGAPVEIPDFTKGGR; from the coding sequence ATGGGAGGCAAAACTAAGGTCAAACTCGGAGTCATAGGGGGGAGGAGGGGGGCTGCATTCAATACAGCCCTGAAGTATTTCTCGGAAAAGGTAGTCCTGAGCTCGATCTGTGACATTTCTGAGGAAGTGGTCGCTAGGTGGAAGGCGGACTTCCCCTGGGTCAAGGGTTATACTTCATTCGAAACACTGCTTTACGAGGATGACTGCAATGCGGTTTTCATCGCAACGCCGAGACGCCTTCATGCAAATCAGGCGATAAAGGCGATGAGAGCCGGTAAGCATGTTTTAAGCGAAGTTCCGGCCGCGCTTACGTTGGATGAATGCTGGGAGCTTGTTGAAACAGTGGAAAGAACAGGTCTAACCTATATGTTGGCTGAGAATTACTGTTATACGCGTCCGAATATGATGGTCCTTAACATGGCTCAAAAGGGCATTTTCGGGGAAATCACATATGCTGAAGGGGCTTATATCCATGACTGTCGTCAACTTTTCTTCTGTGAGAATGGCCAGCTTACTTGGAGGGGCCAGGAAAAGCGGGACGTAAACGGTAACACTTACCCGACGCACTCCCTCGGTCCCATAGCCCAGTGGTTGGGGATTAACCAAAATGACAGACTCGTATTAACCTCCACATGGATGGCCAAGACAGCAAGCACGCCAAGGTACGCTGAAAGAAACTTTGGGAAGGAGCATCCCGGGGCGAAAAGGGAATTTTGGAGCCATGGGGATTCAGCGACTACATTGATTGAGACCCAGAGCGAAGCGGTAATTGTATTGAGAGTCGATTCTACTTCAGCGAGGCCCCACAATATGACACATTATGTGCTCCAGGGTACCACAGCTTCGTATGTTTCCCCGCGTTATGAGAAGGATGACCCCTTGATATGGATTGAAGGGCGAAGCCCTACTGCCCCGGACGGTACGGCCACTGGATGGGAGTGCCTTTGGGATTATGCGGATGAGTTTGAGCATCCTCGCTGGAAGCGGTGGGGAGATGTAGCGAGGGAAGCAGGCCACGGAGGCGGGGATTTCTTTGCCCTGCAGGATTTTGTGGATGCAATTCTCCAGGGTACCCGTCCTCCTATAGATGTTTATGACGCTGTAACCTGGAGCTCGATAATACCCTTGTCTATAGAATCCGTAAAGAAGAAGGGTGCTCCAGTGGAGATCCCAGATTTCACGAAGGGCGGGAGGTGA
- a CDS encoding extracellular solute-binding protein, producing MIRKLLASLLTLSMLLVLLVAVGVDAGKKVVIEYWHPYGPPWDELQQMMADLFMKANPDVEIVCKMVPWDSMFQKLAVAVASGTAPAAAHLWGSWQAIAVADMGLTVPLDPYMKKDPTWDPKDVFPAFLEQFHYKGQYVGLPWAAQPTSLCWNKQVFRESGLDPELPPKSLEELEAYASKITLEDSRGKLVRIGFLPQNIWGGFLNWAYHWGGSFYDEKTGKITASDPVNVQALEWQVNFLNKFGGIEEITAWQAGFTGGENDPFILGKLGMMIASHYHYYSFHRYKPDLEYGFARPLLPGPPDRKKGPLAHCDAMVVLKSKNAEYGYKFIKFAVMGEAWLERSKISAHPSPSRRLNKRFIELGLLPKWYPMALWEQNMEVLEIARPHPAIPVIPKLMDELSAQVDLAYRGKKTPRSALKYVDEVVQRELDKNLKKR from the coding sequence ATGATAAGAAAGTTACTGGCAAGCCTGCTTACTCTTTCAATGTTATTAGTCTTACTGGTAGCTGTCGGAGTTGATGCGGGCAAAAAGGTTGTGATCGAATACTGGCATCCATATGGCCCTCCCTGGGACGAACTTCAGCAAATGATGGCGGATCTCTTCATGAAAGCAAACCCGGATGTTGAGATAGTTTGCAAAATGGTCCCCTGGGATAGTATGTTTCAAAAGCTGGCTGTGGCTGTAGCCTCGGGCACAGCCCCTGCTGCTGCACATCTCTGGGGAAGCTGGCAAGCGATAGCGGTTGCCGATATGGGGTTGACGGTTCCCCTTGATCCCTATATGAAGAAGGATCCGACATGGGATCCAAAAGATGTATTTCCCGCTTTTCTAGAGCAGTTTCACTATAAAGGTCAATATGTGGGACTCCCATGGGCGGCGCAGCCAACCTCTCTTTGTTGGAACAAGCAGGTTTTCCGTGAGTCTGGCCTTGATCCCGAGTTGCCTCCGAAGAGTCTAGAAGAGTTAGAGGCATATGCGTCCAAGATAACTTTAGAGGATTCGCGGGGCAAGTTGGTAAGGATAGGCTTCCTGCCGCAGAATATCTGGGGAGGCTTTCTTAATTGGGCGTATCATTGGGGTGGTTCGTTCTATGATGAGAAGACTGGAAAGATAACTGCAAGTGATCCTGTAAACGTTCAGGCTTTAGAGTGGCAGGTCAACTTCCTAAATAAGTTCGGGGGTATAGAAGAGATAACGGCTTGGCAGGCCGGATTCACTGGGGGCGAAAACGATCCATTCATTCTAGGTAAACTTGGAATGATGATAGCCTCTCATTATCATTACTACTCCTTCCACAGATATAAACCAGACCTCGAATATGGGTTTGCTAGACCCCTTCTTCCCGGTCCTCCCGACCGGAAGAAAGGGCCCTTGGCACATTGCGACGCCATGGTTGTGCTAAAATCTAAGAATGCTGAATATGGATATAAGTTTATAAAATTTGCAGTTATGGGGGAGGCGTGGTTAGAAAGAAGTAAGATAAGTGCACATCCATCCCCTAGTAGGCGTCTCAATAAGAGGTTTATTGAGCTGGGTCTCCTGCCTAAATGGTATCCTATGGCTCTCTGGGAGCAGAACATGGAGGTGCTAGAGATCGCAAGGCCTCATCCGGCGATACCGGTGATTCCTAAACTCATGGATGAGCTAAGTGCCCAGGTTGATCTTGCTTATCGAGGCAAAAAGACGCCGAGGTCAGCCCTAAAGTATGTTGACGAGGTTGTCCAGCGAGAACTCGATAAGAATTTGAAGAAGCGGTAG
- a CDS encoding carbohydrate ABC transporter permease, giving the protein MGLLCRKVLGFRHERGVVPVANFNASLLGSKKKREALGRGIAYLLLITLSVIFAFPLFWLLSTSLKPDTQIFMFPPKLIPNPIVWQNYIKVLPLLRFRVTVVNSLVIAFGEVMGTVISSSLVAYSFARLRWPGRDILFVALLSTMMIPYAVTMIPIFIVFNKLGWINTFKPLIVPSFLGNAFYIFLLRQFFLTIPTDLSDAARIDGCSELGIYWRIVLPLSKSTVAVVAIFAFLNGWNDFLGPLIYLNDQNKWTLSLALHAMRSAQIGEINWSGIMAGSAMMTVPIIILFFFTQKSFIQGITLTGLKE; this is encoded by the coding sequence ATGGGTTTACTATGCCGGAAGGTCTTAGGTTTTCGACATGAAAGGGGAGTGGTCCCGGTGGCTAATTTCAACGCGAGCCTGCTTGGAAGCAAGAAGAAACGCGAGGCTTTAGGAAGGGGTATAGCCTACCTGCTTTTGATAACCCTTTCGGTTATATTTGCATTTCCCCTTTTTTGGCTTCTTTCGACCTCCCTCAAACCTGATACCCAGATCTTCATGTTTCCACCCAAGTTGATCCCGAATCCCATCGTTTGGCAGAACTACATCAAGGTTCTTCCGTTACTGAGATTTAGGGTCACAGTAGTAAATAGCCTTGTTATAGCTTTCGGCGAAGTGATGGGTACGGTCATTTCATCCTCTCTAGTCGCCTATAGTTTTGCGCGCCTTCGGTGGCCCGGGCGGGACATTCTTTTTGTCGCTCTGCTATCTACGATGATGATACCCTATGCTGTGACCATGATCCCGATTTTCATCGTTTTCAACAAACTAGGCTGGATAAACACCTTCAAACCTTTGATAGTTCCTAGCTTCCTTGGGAATGCATTTTATATTTTTCTCCTTCGACAGTTTTTTTTAACAATACCGACAGACCTCTCAGATGCCGCAAGGATAGATGGGTGTTCAGAGCTAGGGATCTATTGGAGAATCGTTCTGCCTCTTTCTAAATCGACAGTGGCCGTTGTCGCTATTTTTGCGTTTTTAAATGGCTGGAATGATTTCCTCGGTCCATTGATCTACCTTAACGACCAGAATAAATGGACCTTAAGCTTGGCTTTACATGCCATGAGGAGTGCTCAGATCGGCGAGATAAACTGGTCCGGGATTATGGCTGGATCCGCAATGATGACGGTACCGATAATAATCCTTTTCTTTTTCACTCAAAAATCGTTTATCCAGGGCATAACGCTTACAGGTTTGAAGGAATAG